In Neorhodopirellula lusitana, the following are encoded in one genomic region:
- a CDS encoding PP2C family protein-serine/threonine phosphatase: MATTLETTVNLFLESEMNSPLSWEVADLDANGGSRRGGNLVAYSRTCPGKEEPNDDSAAVITLDDGAIIMAVADGVGGAPLGYKASAIAVQCLQESLQGRVAGTDLRPAILDGIERANAEILDMGTGAATTISVVEVHSGVARGYQVGDSMAMIVGQRGSIKWKSTSHSPVGYLIESGAINEAEAMTHDERHYVSNLVGTREMHIEIGPAIPMAARDTVVIASDGLFDNLQLFEVAALARSGKPLARMNALVDLANQRMQGNQPGVPGKPDDLAALLLTP; the protein is encoded by the coding sequence ATGGCCACCACTCTTGAAACAACCGTCAATCTGTTCCTGGAAAGCGAGATGAATTCTCCGCTGTCGTGGGAGGTTGCCGATTTGGATGCCAATGGAGGCTCACGGCGTGGCGGGAATTTGGTGGCATACTCGCGAACTTGCCCAGGCAAGGAAGAGCCGAACGATGACAGTGCTGCGGTCATCACGCTTGATGACGGCGCGATTATTATGGCCGTTGCTGATGGCGTCGGTGGAGCACCGTTGGGATACAAGGCGTCTGCGATCGCGGTTCAGTGCTTGCAGGAAAGTTTGCAGGGACGCGTAGCCGGCACTGATTTAAGGCCTGCCATTTTGGATGGGATCGAACGTGCCAATGCGGAGATCCTGGACATGGGGACGGGTGCGGCAACAACGATATCGGTCGTCGAAGTGCACAGCGGTGTCGCGCGAGGCTATCAGGTAGGCGATTCGATGGCCATGATTGTGGGCCAACGAGGAAGCATCAAGTGGAAGTCGACGTCGCATTCGCCGGTCGGCTATTTGATCGAGTCGGGTGCCATCAACGAGGCCGAAGCGATGACGCACGACGAGCGGCATTACGTTTCGAACTTGGTTGGCACTCGAGAAATGCACATCGAGATCGGGCCTGCGATTCCGATGGCCGCTCGGGATACCGTCGTGATTGCCAGTGACGGTTTGTTCGACAACTTGCAGCTTTTTGAAGTGGCCGCGTTAGCTAGATCCGGAAAACCGCTGGCCCGCATGAATGCGTTGGTGGATCTCGCCAACCAACGCATGCAAGGCAATCAGCCTGGTGTCCCGGGCAAGCCCGATGACCTGGCGGCGTTGCTGTTAACGCCTTAG
- a CDS encoding D-2-hydroxyacid dehydrogenase, with the protein MTDTAPPRNTLAVKRIVLCFPVEQHHVDQMEQTLADLKADPSVPLEHDIEIVDAGQERVDEMLPTADIFVGHAKVPVDWDRVLASGRLQWIQSSAAGLDHCLVPGVIAEPRILVSSASGLFAPQVAEQTFALMMGVLRRIGLFERARQIPEFIRRPTDDLRGKTVGIVGMGGNGRQIARMLAPWDVKIIATDFYPEQKPAEVESLWPADRASDLFNQSDIVILTLPLNSSTYRCIDENLIGQMKPGSYLINVARGQVLKEQALVDALQSGQLAGAGVDVTEIEPLPADSPLWNDPNVLVTPHVGAQSSRRVDDTVDLVCINLRRFFTGQSIYNRVDKRLGFPHPNDSYRVAQQAQSQPESSD; encoded by the coding sequence ATGACCGACACTGCACCACCCCGAAACACGCTCGCCGTCAAACGCATTGTCCTGTGCTTTCCAGTCGAACAGCATCACGTCGACCAGATGGAACAGACGCTTGCCGACCTGAAGGCAGATCCGTCCGTCCCGCTTGAACACGACATCGAAATCGTGGACGCGGGCCAAGAACGCGTTGATGAAATGCTGCCAACGGCGGACATTTTCGTCGGGCACGCGAAGGTCCCCGTTGACTGGGACCGTGTGCTCGCCTCCGGGCGGTTGCAGTGGATTCAGTCATCCGCGGCGGGCCTGGACCATTGCCTGGTTCCAGGCGTGATTGCCGAACCACGAATCCTGGTCAGCAGCGCGTCGGGCCTGTTTGCTCCCCAGGTTGCCGAACAAACATTCGCACTGATGATGGGAGTCCTGCGGCGGATCGGCCTGTTCGAGCGTGCCCGCCAGATCCCGGAATTCATTCGCCGCCCAACCGATGACCTGCGTGGCAAGACGGTCGGCATTGTCGGCATGGGAGGCAACGGTCGCCAAATCGCTCGGATGCTCGCCCCGTGGGACGTGAAGATCATCGCCACCGACTTTTACCCTGAACAAAAACCCGCCGAAGTGGAATCACTGTGGCCAGCCGATCGCGCCAGCGATTTGTTCAACCAGTCGGACATTGTCATCCTGACCCTGCCGCTGAATTCATCCACCTATCGCTGCATCGACGAGAATCTGATCGGCCAAATGAAGCCCGGCAGCTACCTGATCAATGTCGCTCGCGGGCAAGTCTTGAAAGAACAGGCTCTCGTCGACGCACTCCAATCCGGTCAACTTGCCGGCGCGGGTGTCGACGTTACTGAAATCGAGCCGCTACCCGCGGACAGCCCGCTCTGGAACGATCCCAACGTGCTAGTCACACCGCACGTCGGAGCCCAATCCTCCCGGCGGGTCGACGACACCGTCGACTTGGTGTGCATCAACTTGCGGCGGTTCTTCACCGGGCAAAGCATTTACAACCGCGTTGATAAGCGTCTCGGCTTCCCGCACCCCAACGATTCCTATCGGGTTGCCCAGCAAGCTCAATCTCAGCCTGAGTCATCGGACTGA
- a CDS encoding serine/threonine-protein kinase, with amino-acid sequence MARTASIPTHSPPKLRVGSRIGKYRLDKRIGSGGFADVYAASDTLLNIKVALKIPNSKWVSQELLNEFRRESKLTMELEHPNILPIRDAGFIDDYFVIVAPLASRTLDDRLGKRMKFETAFDFASQLIDAVSYAHERGIIHCDIKPENILLFDDGRLRLGDFGIAKVAHKTIASAGTGTLGYMAPEQAMGKPSARADVFSIGLIAYRMFSSKWPEYPFEWPLAGAANLRRRVHPDLISVIRKSVAIKPRDRFTDATRLAEAWGKCRLKATRFANRQRKGA; translated from the coding sequence ATGGCCCGAACCGCTTCGATTCCCACTCATTCGCCACCGAAGCTGCGTGTGGGCAGTCGTATTGGGAAGTATCGCTTGGACAAGCGGATTGGTTCGGGTGGCTTTGCGGATGTGTATGCCGCCAGCGACACGCTGCTGAATATCAAGGTGGCGCTAAAAATTCCGAACTCCAAGTGGGTGTCGCAGGAACTGTTGAATGAGTTTCGCCGCGAATCCAAATTGACGATGGAGCTGGAGCATCCCAACATCCTGCCGATCCGGGACGCGGGGTTCATTGATGATTATTTCGTCATTGTGGCCCCCCTGGCGTCGCGGACACTGGACGATCGTCTTGGGAAGCGAATGAAGTTCGAAACCGCATTCGATTTTGCTTCACAGTTGATCGACGCGGTTTCGTATGCTCACGAGCGGGGAATTATCCACTGCGACATCAAGCCCGAAAACATTTTGTTGTTTGACGATGGCCGGCTGCGGCTGGGTGATTTCGGAATCGCCAAGGTGGCTCACAAGACAATCGCCAGTGCGGGCACGGGTACGCTGGGGTACATGGCCCCCGAACAGGCGATGGGGAAGCCTTCGGCTCGGGCGGACGTGTTTTCAATCGGGTTGATCGCGTACCGCATGTTTTCGAGCAAGTGGCCGGAATATCCGTTTGAATGGCCGCTGGCTGGGGCAGCGAACTTGCGACGGCGGGTTCACCCCGATTTGATCAGTGTGATCCGTAAATCCGTTGCGATCAAACCTCGGGACCGATTCACCGACGCAACCCGTTTGGCGGAGGCTTGGGGAAAATGTCGACTGAAGGCCACCCGTTTTGCCAATCGGCAGCGGAAAGGGGCGTAG
- the leuB gene encoding 3-isopropylmalate dehydrogenase has protein sequence MNHNIVLLPGDGIGPEIVEQARLVLLAIGKRFGHEFEFSSHLLGGIAIDETGDPLPPATVEACKAASAILLGAVGGPKWDDPSAKTRPEAGLLRIRKELGLFANLRPIKLFDELADASPLRADIVRGTDILFFRELTGGIYFGESGTSGSGDDETAFQSMTYSVGEVKRIVRMAAKAAQGRSNRLTSVDKANVLEPSRLWRRTAAEVMSSEFPDVQYDVVLVDSMAMHLINRPADFDVVVTGNMFGDILTDEASMLPGSLGMLPSASVGSDGPGLYEPIHGSAPDIAGKGIANPLATILAAAMMLRHSLSLNEEADAIEAAVAAVLTDGLRTADLARGGESIGTEAMGAAVVAKVSSAS, from the coding sequence ATGAACCACAACATCGTCCTTCTTCCCGGTGACGGGATTGGTCCTGAAATCGTCGAACAGGCACGTCTCGTCCTCTTGGCGATTGGCAAGCGTTTTGGTCATGAGTTTGAATTCAGCTCGCACCTGTTGGGTGGGATTGCGATCGATGAAACCGGCGATCCGCTGCCTCCGGCGACCGTGGAGGCCTGCAAGGCTGCTTCGGCGATTTTGCTGGGCGCTGTGGGGGGCCCGAAATGGGACGATCCTTCGGCGAAGACTCGCCCGGAAGCTGGGCTGTTGCGGATTCGCAAAGAGCTTGGGTTGTTTGCTAACCTGCGTCCGATCAAGTTGTTTGATGAACTGGCCGATGCGTCGCCACTGCGAGCGGACATTGTTCGCGGTACCGACATCTTGTTTTTCCGCGAATTGACAGGTGGGATCTATTTCGGTGAATCCGGGACGTCAGGAAGCGGCGACGACGAGACTGCATTTCAGTCGATGACTTACAGTGTCGGCGAAGTGAAGCGGATCGTGCGGATGGCGGCCAAGGCGGCTCAAGGTCGTTCGAATCGTTTGACGAGTGTCGACAAGGCAAACGTGTTGGAGCCGAGTCGTTTGTGGCGCCGAACGGCTGCGGAAGTGATGAGCAGCGAATTCCCCGACGTGCAATACGATGTGGTGTTGGTGGATTCGATGGCCATGCACTTGATCAACCGCCCAGCGGATTTCGATGTAGTGGTGACCGGGAACATGTTTGGCGACATCTTGACCGATGAAGCGTCGATGCTTCCAGGTTCGTTGGGGATGCTTCCAAGTGCTTCGGTAGGAAGCGATGGCCCTGGTTTGTATGAGCCGATTCACGGCAGTGCCCCGGATATTGCAGGCAAGGGAATTGCCAACCCGTTGGCGACCATCTTGGCGGCGGCGATGATGTTGCGTCATTCGTTGTCTTTGAATGAAGAAGCCGATGCGATTGAAGCTGCCGTGGCTGCGGTCCTGACCGATGGTTTGCGAACGGCTGACCTGGCTCGCGGTGGCGAATCGATCGGCACTGAAGCGATGGGTGCAGCAGTGGTTGCCAAAGTCAGCTCGGCGTCTTAA
- a CDS encoding glycosyltransferase: MDVDFVITEFEVGGAERTLARLAIGLQQKGNSVRVYSIGRLPTAEDGDGRDQLVRALRDNDVMLESADATSVREFPMAAWRLRRWIQQRPAAVCQTFLFHANTLTNVFAKPLQASGPRVAGIRVADPSRWRCAMERRALRQVDHVICVSNAVERFTHQHLGLSADQTSVIGNSVDVDHFATAPPMDWRTFGWDADADVVLFVGRLHPQKNLGLLQSTLDQFAPLGSNRKLVMVGMGPLRAELASWSEAVSGDRVRVLPWRADVASLLAGCRVLVLPSHYEGMPNVVLEAMAAGKPVVCSLVEGSEELIGNDPHQGFAAGDSAVMTAKLNQFLDDRSLSDRVGRSNQLRMREEFSVQGMVDQYRELYAKLGGE; the protein is encoded by the coding sequence GTGGATGTCGACTTTGTCATCACCGAGTTCGAAGTTGGCGGCGCCGAGCGAACGTTGGCGCGTTTAGCGATCGGGTTGCAGCAAAAGGGTAACTCCGTTCGTGTCTATTCAATCGGTCGGTTGCCCACCGCAGAGGATGGCGACGGGCGAGATCAGCTGGTTCGAGCCCTTCGCGACAACGATGTCATGCTGGAGTCAGCGGATGCGACAAGCGTGCGTGAGTTCCCGATGGCCGCATGGCGATTGCGTCGGTGGATCCAGCAGCGTCCGGCGGCGGTTTGCCAAACGTTTCTCTTTCATGCCAATACGCTGACCAATGTTTTCGCCAAGCCACTTCAGGCATCGGGGCCACGGGTGGCCGGGATTCGTGTCGCGGATCCCAGTCGTTGGCGTTGTGCAATGGAACGCCGGGCACTGCGGCAAGTCGATCACGTGATCTGTGTTAGCAACGCGGTGGAGCGTTTCACGCATCAGCACTTGGGGCTCTCTGCTGATCAGACCAGCGTGATCGGGAACTCCGTTGATGTGGATCACTTTGCGACCGCGCCGCCAATGGATTGGCGGACATTCGGCTGGGATGCGGATGCCGACGTGGTGTTGTTTGTCGGGCGTTTGCATCCGCAGAAGAACCTTGGTCTGCTTCAGTCAACGCTGGATCAGTTTGCTCCGTTGGGCAGCAACCGTAAGTTGGTGATGGTCGGCATGGGGCCGCTGCGGGCGGAGCTGGCAAGCTGGTCGGAAGCAGTCAGCGGTGACCGCGTTCGCGTGTTGCCATGGCGGGCGGACGTCGCGTCGCTGTTGGCGGGTTGCCGCGTGCTGGTATTGCCCAGTCATTACGAGGGGATGCCCAACGTGGTGTTAGAGGCAATGGCAGCGGGCAAGCCGGTGGTGTGCAGTTTGGTCGAGGGCAGTGAGGAATTAATCGGTAACGACCCGCACCAGGGATTCGCGGCGGGCGATTCGGCGGTGATGACAGCCAAGCTGAATCAGTTCTTGGATGATCGCTCGCTTTCCGATCGGGTCGGGCGGTCAAACCAGCTTCGCATGCGAGAAGAGTTCTCGGTGCAGGGAATGGTAGACCAGTATCGCGAGTTGTACGCGAAGCTTGGCGGGGAGTAG
- a CDS encoding phosphoglycerate kinase yields MAKKTIDQTEVQGKTVLMRVDFNVPLNDQDEITDDRRVRMALPSIESVIKRGGKVILMSHLGRPSGGEGDEKYSLKPTATRLGELLGSPVHFATDTVGADATAKVAELKDGEVLVLENLRFNAGEKKGDAEFAGKLAAMADIYCNDAFGTCHRKDASMVAVPEAMAGKPRVVGHLVAKEIQYLSDAISKPGRPFVAILGGAKVSDKINVINNLLGICDSILIGGAMAYTFSLAQGGKVGGSLVEKDKVELAKELLAKADGKLHLPVDTHCGDDFGNIAGCNKKVVPAGEIPDDMEGLDIGPETSKLYADIIKNAKTIVWNGPMGVFEKPPMDAGTKAVAQAVADSDAVSIIGGGDSAAAVDQLGFADQVSHVSTGGGASLAMLEGQAFAAVDLLDEA; encoded by the coding sequence ATGGCCAAGAAAACAATCGACCAGACCGAAGTCCAAGGCAAAACCGTCTTGATGCGAGTGGATTTCAACGTCCCGCTCAACGACCAAGACGAAATCACCGACGATCGCCGCGTCCGTATGGCTTTGCCTAGCATCGAAAGCGTGATCAAACGCGGCGGCAAGGTCATCCTGATGAGCCACCTGGGACGTCCCAGCGGCGGTGAAGGCGACGAAAAGTACTCACTTAAACCCACCGCCACCCGCTTGGGCGAATTGCTCGGCAGCCCCGTTCACTTTGCCACCGACACCGTCGGCGCCGACGCGACCGCCAAGGTCGCTGAGCTGAAGGACGGCGAAGTCCTCGTGCTGGAAAACCTACGATTCAACGCAGGCGAAAAGAAGGGCGATGCCGAATTCGCTGGCAAACTCGCCGCCATGGCTGACATCTACTGCAATGATGCCTTCGGCACCTGCCACCGCAAAGACGCTTCGATGGTTGCCGTCCCTGAAGCCATGGCTGGCAAACCTCGCGTCGTTGGCCACTTGGTCGCCAAGGAAATCCAGTACCTCAGCGATGCGATCAGCAAACCCGGACGCCCGTTCGTGGCGATTCTCGGTGGAGCGAAGGTCAGCGACAAAATCAACGTCATCAACAACCTGCTCGGCATCTGCGACTCAATCTTGATCGGTGGGGCGATGGCCTACACCTTCTCGCTCGCCCAAGGCGGCAAAGTCGGTGGCAGCCTCGTTGAAAAGGACAAAGTCGAACTCGCCAAAGAACTGCTCGCCAAGGCGGATGGCAAACTGCACCTGCCCGTCGACACTCATTGCGGCGACGACTTCGGCAACATCGCTGGCTGCAACAAGAAGGTCGTCCCAGCCGGTGAAATCCCAGACGACATGGAAGGCCTCGACATCGGTCCCGAAACCTCGAAGCTGTACGCCGACATCATCAAGAATGCAAAGACGATTGTCTGGAACGGCCCCATGGGCGTCTTCGAAAAACCACCCATGGACGCCGGCACCAAAGCGGTTGCGCAAGCCGTCGCCGATTCGGACGCGGTCAGCATCATCGGTGGTGGTGACAGCGCCGCCGCCGTCGACCAACTCGGCTTCGCCGACCAAGTCAGTCACGTCAGCACCGGTGGTGGCGCGTCGCTCGCGATGCTAGAAGGCCAAGCCTTCGCCGCCGTCGACCTGCTCGACGAAGCGTAA
- a CDS encoding DUF3127 domain-containing protein, which produces MSESKVRGVVHLVEETKTYGQKGFQKRMVVLEQDKGSFTNYVPVEFTRDGCDLADGLNKGDEVEITYRLNGRRWQKDANSEVKFFVNLEAMSFQTVSGGSTGASGSPNDAFAEAVEEDDAPF; this is translated from the coding sequence ATGAGTGAATCAAAAGTACGAGGCGTAGTCCACCTGGTCGAAGAAACCAAAACCTACGGCCAAAAAGGTTTCCAAAAACGCATGGTAGTGCTGGAACAGGACAAGGGCAGCTTCACCAACTACGTCCCCGTCGAGTTCACTCGTGACGGCTGCGATCTGGCTGATGGCCTGAACAAAGGCGATGAAGTGGAGATCACCTACCGCCTGAACGGTCGTCGCTGGCAAAAAGACGCCAACAGCGAAGTGAAGTTCTTCGTCAACCTGGAAGCGATGTCCTTCCAAACCGTCAGCGGCGGCTCAACCGGCGCCAGCGGTTCACCGAACGACGCCTTCGCCGAAGCAGTCGAAGAAGACGACGCGCCGTTCTAA
- a CDS encoding phosphatidate cytidylyltransferase: MPDFTTYLLIAVILAALSIATIVGVVMGRVGSEGTDSALVKRFRAKLRVWWTMVAIFVIGSLTGRIGLVVLFAFVSFWALREFISMTPTRRGDHRTLFWIFFIFTPLQYILIGAGSKYYEFYSIVIPVYASLFIPARAAIAGDAKRFLERCAKIQFGLLVCVYCLSHAPALLYLDVVRTGDVPWDGSNINLLMFFVLIAQLSLTLERAWSRWIGRHVIAPRINASRTWEGVTGSAMTTGIIAALLRWATPFFWWEALLMGVVVTIMASVGTLTMSAIKRDRGVTDTGTLVQGHAGVLDQIDNICFAAPIFYHVTRFFFT, from the coding sequence TTGCCCGACTTCACGACCTATCTGTTGATCGCTGTTATCTTGGCGGCACTTTCGATCGCCACGATTGTAGGCGTGGTGATGGGGCGTGTCGGTTCGGAGGGAACGGACTCCGCGCTTGTCAAACGTTTCCGAGCGAAGTTGCGGGTGTGGTGGACGATGGTCGCGATTTTCGTGATCGGATCACTGACCGGACGGATTGGCTTGGTCGTGTTGTTCGCGTTTGTGTCGTTCTGGGCACTTCGAGAATTTATCTCGATGACGCCGACGCGGCGTGGTGATCACCGGACGTTGTTTTGGATCTTCTTCATCTTCACGCCATTGCAGTACATCCTGATCGGGGCGGGCAGTAAGTACTACGAGTTCTACAGCATCGTGATCCCGGTTTATGCGAGCTTGTTTATCCCCGCACGGGCGGCGATCGCCGGTGACGCGAAGCGTTTCTTGGAACGATGTGCGAAGATTCAGTTTGGGTTGTTGGTGTGTGTGTATTGCCTTTCGCATGCTCCGGCGTTGTTGTACCTGGATGTGGTTCGCACCGGCGATGTTCCTTGGGATGGAAGCAACATCAACTTGTTGATGTTCTTTGTGTTGATCGCACAGCTTTCACTGACGTTGGAACGCGCCTGGAGTCGCTGGATTGGCCGGCATGTGATCGCTCCGCGGATTAACGCTTCGCGGACCTGGGAGGGTGTGACGGGATCGGCGATGACCACCGGAATCATTGCAGCACTGCTCCGCTGGGCGACCCCGTTTTTCTGGTGGGAAGCGTTGTTGATGGGCGTCGTGGTGACGATCATGGCCAGCGTGGGGACGTTGACGATGAGTGCGATCAAGCGTGACCGCGGCGTGACGGATACCGGCACCCTGGTTCAGGGGCACGCTGGTGTATTGGACCAAATCGATAACATTTGTTTTGCAGCCCCGATTTTCTATCACGTCACTCGCTTCTTCTTTACCTAG
- a CDS encoding NADPH-dependent FMN reductase: MHLILSSSLHPTSRSRILAREVETRLRAMGREVEVFDLSSRTLPPCDGAKAYGDPEVIALAEMIRSAESIFVASPVYNYDVNAAIKNAVELTGKAWTGKVVSLMLAAGGQGSYMSAMGLANSLMLDFRCVIVPRFVYATGESFEGDSLADDDIAGRVDQLVSESLRVSDALRDAATV; the protein is encoded by the coding sequence ATGCATTTGATTCTCAGTTCCAGCCTGCATCCGACCAGCCGTAGCCGTATTCTTGCACGTGAAGTGGAAACACGGCTTCGAGCGATGGGACGGGAAGTCGAGGTCTTTGATTTGTCATCGCGAACGTTGCCGCCTTGTGATGGGGCGAAGGCTTACGGGGATCCAGAGGTGATCGCATTGGCGGAGATGATTCGGTCGGCGGAATCGATTTTTGTGGCGTCGCCGGTTTACAACTACGACGTCAATGCGGCAATTAAGAATGCTGTCGAACTGACCGGCAAAGCGTGGACCGGGAAGGTGGTTTCGCTGATGTTGGCGGCCGGTGGTCAGGGCAGTTACATGTCGGCCATGGGCTTGGCGAACAGCCTGATGCTGGACTTCCGCTGCGTGATCGTTCCTCGGTTTGTTTACGCCACCGGTGAGAGCTTCGAGGGCGACTCACTGGCCGATGACGACATTGCGGGACGCGTTGATCAGTTGGTATCCGAGTCGCTTCGTGTCTCAGATGCGCTACGTGACGCAGCGACGGTGTAG
- a CDS encoding SDR family NAD(P)-dependent oxidoreductase has product MSLRQTFDTDAPVAIVTGSGAPRVGRVIAEELSRRGCHVALHANSSVDEAEAAASSWQTNFDRDAIVVTGSLDDDAVCDSIIDQTHSHYGRLDILVNSAAIWSPTSLDEITGDEIRRYFQINSVASLLCSRAAGRHMVGQPHGGAIIQIGDWATVRPYADHAAYFPSKGAVEAMTRSLAVELGSRNARVRVNCVQPGPVLLGDDVPAETTQQLIDSTLARRIGTPEDVASAVAFLCENTFVTGVCLPVDGGRGIFAPDGLQVGRNTG; this is encoded by the coding sequence TTGAGCCTTCGCCAAACGTTCGATACCGATGCCCCGGTCGCGATCGTGACCGGTTCCGGCGCACCGCGAGTCGGCCGGGTGATCGCCGAAGAACTCTCGCGGCGTGGCTGCCATGTCGCCCTGCACGCCAACTCCAGCGTGGACGAAGCGGAAGCTGCCGCCTCGTCTTGGCAAACCAATTTTGATCGCGACGCGATTGTCGTGACCGGTTCGCTGGACGATGACGCCGTCTGCGACTCGATCATCGACCAAACCCATTCGCACTACGGCCGTTTGGACATCCTCGTCAACAGTGCCGCGATTTGGTCGCCCACGTCGCTCGACGAAATCACCGGCGACGAGATCCGGCGATATTTCCAAATCAACTCCGTCGCGTCGCTACTCTGCTCCCGAGCCGCCGGCCGGCACATGGTCGGGCAACCGCATGGCGGTGCGATCATCCAAATCGGCGACTGGGCCACCGTTCGCCCCTACGCCGATCACGCGGCCTACTTCCCCAGCAAGGGAGCCGTGGAGGCGATGACGCGATCACTGGCCGTCGAACTGGGCAGCCGCAACGCTCGAGTACGTGTGAACTGCGTGCAGCCCGGTCCGGTGCTTTTAGGCGATGACGTTCCCGCTGAAACGACTCAACAACTGATCGACAGCACGCTCGCTCGCCGAATCGGCACCCCCGAAGACGTCGCCTCCGCGGTCGCCTTCCTATGTGAAAACACCTTCGTGACCGGAGTTTGCCTGCCCGTTGATGGAGGCCGAGGGATCTTCGCGCCTGATGGACTGCAAGTCGGCCGCAACACCGGCTAA
- the bioB gene encoding biotin synthase BioB: MSVAPSPQSSSNNESAGKQPTGNPPVFSPPGYFDALATRVLEGSPITREEALSILNASDLDVPAILAAGYRIRHHYFANSVQLYFLMSAKSGLCPEDCHYCSQSKVSEAPVPKYNILKRDDLMEAARVAAERGAKTYCLVISARGPNEREMKAVETIVPEIKQKYNLDICACLGLLDDDQAKRLKACGVDRVNHNLNSSESHYAKICTTHTYEDRVQTLRNVRDAGMEMCSGGIIGMGETKEDIVSMAFDLADLGVQSIPVNILNAIDGTPLEGTDAMSAQDALKSLAMFRFVNPDRELRIAGGRELHLRMLQPMGLYVANSLFVGDYLTTKGQAPQADYDMINDLGFDITGSCEEVSIDG; encoded by the coding sequence ATGAGTGTTGCTCCTTCGCCCCAATCGTCTTCCAACAATGAGTCCGCCGGGAAGCAGCCAACCGGGAATCCACCTGTTTTCTCGCCTCCTGGCTACTTTGACGCATTGGCGACCCGCGTCCTCGAGGGTTCACCGATCACGCGTGAAGAAGCGCTGTCGATCCTGAACGCCTCCGACCTGGACGTGCCCGCGATCCTGGCCGCTGGCTACCGGATCCGGCATCACTACTTCGCCAACTCCGTTCAGCTCTACTTCTTGATGAGCGCCAAGAGCGGCCTGTGCCCCGAAGACTGCCACTACTGCAGCCAGTCGAAGGTCTCCGAGGCACCGGTGCCGAAGTACAACATTCTCAAGCGAGATGACCTGATGGAAGCGGCACGCGTGGCCGCCGAACGCGGAGCCAAAACGTATTGCCTGGTGATCAGTGCCCGGGGCCCCAACGAGCGTGAAATGAAAGCGGTCGAAACCATCGTTCCGGAAATCAAACAGAAATACAATCTGGATATCTGTGCCTGCCTGGGTCTACTCGACGACGACCAAGCCAAACGACTCAAGGCCTGTGGCGTTGACCGCGTTAATCACAACCTGAACTCCAGCGAATCTCACTACGCCAAGATCTGCACCACCCACACCTACGAAGACCGAGTGCAAACCCTTCGCAATGTTCGCGATGCGGGCATGGAAATGTGCAGCGGTGGCATCATCGGCATGGGCGAAACCAAAGAAGACATCGTCTCGATGGCCTTCGATCTGGCCGACCTTGGTGTGCAATCCATCCCAGTCAACATCCTTAACGCGATCGACGGCACGCCGCTCGAAGGCACCGATGCGATGTCCGCGCAGGATGCACTGAAGTCGCTGGCCATGTTCCGGTTTGTGAACCCCGATCGCGAACTGCGTATCGCCGGCGGACGTGAACTCCACCTGCGAATGCTGCAACCGATGGGACTCTACGTCGCCAACAGCCTCTTTGTCGGCGACTACCTAACGACCAAGGGACAAGCACCGCAAGCCGACTACGACATGATCAACGATCTCGGCTTCGACATCACCGGATCTTGCGAAGAAGTGAGCATCGACGGTTGA